The genomic stretch CAGGCAAGGGCGCAGGCGTGGTCGAGCTGCTGGGGCGTGGCGCCGCCGAAGGCGGGTTCCAGTTGGATGCCGGTGGCGGCGTCGGTGGCGTGGAGGGAGCCGTGGGTGCCGCGTAGTGATTGGCGGCCGATCAGGAGGTTGCCGGTGAGGGTCATGGTGGGTTTGGGAAGAAGTTGGCAGGCGTGCGTTCAGAACGGGAAGGGGGCTGGCGTGCGCCGTGACTTCGTGGAGGCTCCGGCCCTCTCCCCAACCCTCTCCCGCAAGCGGGAGAGGGAGCACGCAATCGAGCGTTTTAGGGACAGTGGTGGTTTCGTGTGCTGGCGGTTTGCTCCCCTCTCCCGCTTGCGGGAGAGGGGCGGGGGAGAGGGCCAGCGCCTCTCGATGCGAGGCCCCGGCATGACCGAACCCCTCACCGCCCCCACCGCAACACCATCGGATCCAGCCGCCGCGCGATCCGCAGCAGCCCTTCGCGCGTGGCCGGGTGCATCGGCTGCAGCGGGTGGCGTACCGCGTCCGACGCGATCACGCCGCCTTCCTGCATCAGCACCTTGCTGGTGGCCAGCCAGCCCTGGCGGTTCTCGTAGTTGATCAGCGGCAGCCATTGCTGGTAGCGCTGCGCGGCCAGCTCCGCGTCGCCGGCCTGCCAGGCGTCGAGGATCTGGCGGATGCCGTCGGGAAAGCCCGCGCCGGTCATGGCGCCGGTGGCGCCCGCTTCCAGGTCGGCCATCAGCGTGATCGCCTCTTCGCCGTCCCACGGGCCGACGATGGCGTCGCCACCCAGCTCGATCAGCTCGCGCAGCTTGGCCGCGGCCTGCGGCACCTCGATCTTGAAGTACGACACATTGCCGATCTCGCGCGCCATGCGCGCCAGGAACGGCGCGCTCAGCGTGGTGCCGCTGACCGGTGCGTCCTGGATCATGATGGGGATGTCGATCGCGTCCGAGACCGTGGCGAAGAATTCATAGATGCTGCGCTCGGGCATGCGGATGGTGGCACCGTGGTAGGGCGGCATCACCATCACCATGGCCGCGCCCGCGTCCTGCGCCGCGCGGCTGCGCTCGGCGCACAGGCGTGAGCTGAAATGCGTGGTGGTGACGATCACCGGCACGCGGCCGTCGACGTGTTCCAGCACGGTCTTCATCAGCACGTTGCGCTCGTCGTCGCTCAGCACGAACTGTTCGGAGAAATTGGCCAGGATGCACAGGCCGTGCGAGCCGGCATCGATCATGAAGTCGATGCAGCGGAGCTGGCCGTCCAGGTCGAGACCGCCGTGCGCGTCGAAGATGGTCGGTGCCACCGGGAATACGCCGCGGTAGACGGTGGGGGTTGGGCTGCGGGTCATGGTCTGTCTCCGAGGCTGTCGATCAAAGGGTCGGGCCAATATACGAGCCGCCCGGCGGGCTGTATATTGAAACCTTTCCATCTGGTGATCGCTTTTGCGACTCGCTGACCTGTCATGAAATCCACCCTCGAGACCGTCATGGGCCGCTTGCGCGTCAAGCAGCTGCAACTGCTGATCGCGCTGGACGAACACGCCTCGCTGCACCAGGCGGCCGGGGCCATGGCGATGACCCAGTCCGCGGCCAGCAAGTCGCTGCAGGAGCTGGAAAGCATGCTGGAGGCCCCGTTGTTCGAGCGCTCGCGGCGCGGGATGCGGCCCAACGCCTTCGGCCACTGCGTGATCCGGCATGCGCGCCAGCTGGTGGCGGACCTGGGCGCGATGTGCGACGAGGTCGCCGGCATCCGTGCCGGCAGCGGCGGACGCGTCGCGGTCGGCACCATCATGGGCGCGGTGCCTGATGTGCTGGTACCGGCGCTGGCGCAGTTGCGCCAGGCACACCCGGAGCTGGCGCTGGAAGTGATCGAGGACACCAGCCGCCGCCTGCTGGAACTGCTCGATGACGGCCACCTCGACCTGGTGATCGGCCGCTCGCTGGTCAGCGACGAGCCGGCCCGCTACCACTACCACGCGCTTGGCGACGAGCAGGTGGCGGTGGTGGTGGGGCGTTCGCATCCTGCGCCGCGCGCGGCTGCGATGGGCTTTGCCGAACTCGCGGGCTATCGCTGGATCACGTATGCCGGCCATATGCCGATGCATGCGCTGCTGCAACGCGAACTGGACCTGGCGGGCATGAGCTTTCCGGCCAATGCGGTGTCGACCTCGTCGGCGTTCGTCACGGTGGCGATGCTGCAGGGCGATCCCGGGCTGGTGTCGCTGCTGCCGGCGGGCGTGGCCGCCATGTTCGTGCGCCAGAAGATGCTGCGCATCCTGCCGGTGCGGCTGCAGTCGCGCCAGCAGACCTTCGGCATCGTCACGCGGCGCGGCGGCGGCCTGTCGGCGGCGGCGCGGCAACTGGTCGCTATCCTGAAAGCGGGTCCGCGCGACTCCGCTACGGCGGGCGCCAAGGTATAACCCCAGGTGATCGCCAGTTCAAAAAACATCAGTAGTAGCGAATCACTGATGCTCCTATAGTCTGGCCATCCGCGCCGCAGAGCCGGACAGCAAACGACGGAGACAGCAATGAAGACATGGATCGCCGGCGCACTTGCCGGCCTTGCCACGATGGCCGCCGTGACCGGAGCAACGACGGGCACGGCCATGGCCCAGGACACGCGGCCGGTGCGGCTGATGGTGGGCGCCGCGCCGGGCGGCGGTACCGACGTGATGGCGCGTATCGTCTCCGACAAGCTCGCCGCGCAGCTGAAGCAGCCGGTGGTGGTGGACAACCGCCCCGGCGCGTCCAACACCATTGCCGCGGACATCACCGCCAAGGCGCCGGCGGACGGCAATACGCTGCTGATGGGCGTGGTCACCTCGCAGGCGATCGCGCCGCACCTGCTCAAGCTGCAGTTCGACCCGCTCAAGGACCTGGCGCCGGTGGCGCTGGTATCGACCGTGCCCAACGTGCTGGTGGTCAACAGCCAGGTCACGGCGCGCGACGTCAAGGCGCTGGTGGCGCAGATCCAGGCCAGTCCGGACAAGTTCCGCTACAGCTCGTCGGGGGTCGGCAGCACCCAGCACCTGGCCGGCGCGGCGTTTGCGCGCCAGATCAAGGGCAAGCTGCTGCATGTGCCGTACAAGAGCAGCAGCAGCGCGCTGGTGGACCTGATGGGCGGGCAGGTCGACCTTAGCTTCGAGACCATGCCGTCGGTCATCGGCCATATCAAGGCCGGCAAGCTGCGCGCTCTGGCCGTGACCGCCGACCAGCGCTCGGCGCTGCTGCCCAACGTGCCCACGCTGGCCGAAGCCGGCGTGCCCGGCATCCAGATGAGCGCGTGGTACGGTGTCTATGCCCCGGCCGGCACGCCGCCGGCGACGCTGCAGAAACTGGGCGGCGCGCTCGCCACGGTGATCAAGGACCCCGACACCGTGCGCCGGCTGGCCGACGTGGGCGCGGTGCCCGGCGCGATGACTGCGGCGCAGTTCGATGCGTTCTCGCGCGCCGAATACGTGCGCTACGGCAAGCTGATCGCCGAACTGGGCGTCAAGCTCGACCAATAACCTCTACGGAAGCCTCATGCATTCCCGTCCAAGAATCGCCATGGTGCTGGGCGACCCCGCCGGCATCGGTCCCGAACTGATCGCCCGTCTGCTGGCCGACGCCGGCACCGCCGCGCAGGCCGAGATCCTGCTGATCGCCGACCGCGCCGAATGGCGCCACGGCATGCAGGTCGCCGGGGTCGAGCTGGCACTGGCCGAGACCGATGTGCCCGTCTTCGCCGCCGATGGCCAGCCGCGCCTGTACCACTGGCAGCTGCCCGAGAGCCCGGCTTATGCGCGCGGCGTGGCCAGCGCCGAAGGCGGGCGCTACAGCCTGGGCACGCTGAAGCTGGCGCTGGAACTGGCGCAGGCCGGACAGGCCGATGCGATCCTGTTCGGGCCGCTCAACAAGAGCTCGCTGCACGCCGCCGGCATGGCGCATAGCGACGAGCTGCACTGGTTCGCCGAGCAGCTTGGCTATCACGGCAATTTCTGCGAGTTCAACGTGCTGGACGGGCTATGGACCTCTCGAGTGACCTCGCACGTCGCGCTAAAGGACGTGCCGGCGATGATTACGCCCGACAGCGTCGGTGGTGCCATCGACCTGATCGACCAGGCCCTGCGGCGTGCCGGCATGGCCCGCCCGCGCATCGCAGTGTGCGGCCTGAATCCGCACAACGGCGACAACGGCGCCTTTGGCCGCGAAGAGATCGACGTGATCGCGCCCGCCGTGGCTTCGGCGCGTGAACGTGGCGTCGATGCGCAGGGCCCGTTCCCGGCCGACACCATCTTCCTGAAGGTGCAGGGCGGGCCGTCGCTGCGGCAGTTCGACGCCATCGTCACCATGTACCACGACCAGGGCCAGATCGGCATCAAGCTGATGGGCTTCTCGCGCGGCGTGACGGTGCAGGGCGGACTGCCGGTGCCGATTACCACGCCCGCGCACGGCACCGCGTTCGACATCACGCAGCAGGGCCGCGCCGATCCCGGCGCCACGCTGCAGGCGTTCCAGATCGCCTGCCGCATGGGCGCGCAACGGCGCGCCGCCGCGCAAGCCTAGCCACCCGTCCCTCTCTAACCGAATCCGGCAGGACCGCCCCCGGCGCGGCCGGGGCGCGTTCGCGCCAACGCATTGCCATCAGGAGCTGAATATGAAGATCACCAACGTCCGCGCCCGCGTCTTCGAATGGAAGGGCAAGACCGTGCCGCCGCAGGCGCACTTCTGCACCAACGCCACCGACATCCTGTACGAGCGCGGCGACGCCATGGGCTCGTTCCGCTTCCACGGCTGGATGGTGGTCGAGATCGAGACCGATACCGGCCTGGTCGGCATCGGCAACTGCGCGCTGGCGCCGCGCGTGGCCAAGCAGATCGTCGACCAGTACCTGGCCCCGGTGGTGCTCGGCCAGGACCCGTTCGACAACGAATACCTGTGGCAGAAGATGTATCGCCGCACCCACGCCTGGGGCCGCAAGGGCATCGGCATGGCGGCGATCTCGGCGGTGGATATCGCGCTGTGGGACCTGATGGGCAAGGCGGTCGGCAAGCCGGTGTTCAAGCTGCTGGGCGGGCGCACCAAGGAAAAGATCTGGTGCTACGCCTCCAAGCTCTACAACAACGACGACCGCGACGCCTTCCTGGCCGAAGCGCAGCGCTATCTCGACCAGGGCTTCACCGCGATGAAGATGCGCTTCGGCTACGGCCCCAAGGACGGTCCCGCCGGCATGCAGAAGAACCTCGAGCAGGTGCGGCTGCTGCGCGAGCTGGTCGGCGACGGCGTCGACATCATGCTGGAGTGCTACATGGGCTGGACCCTCGAATACGCGCGCCGCATGCTGCCGCGCCTGGCCGAGTTCAATCCGCGCTGGCTGGAAGAACCGGTGATTGCCGACGATATCGAAGGCTATGTCGAGCTGAAGAAGGCCAGCCCGTTCCCGATTTCCGGGGGCGAGCACGAGTTCACCTCGTACGGCTTCAAGGACCTGCTGGAGCGGCGCGCCGTCGACGTGATCCAGTACGACACCAACCGCGTCGGCGGCATTACCGCGGCGCAGAAGATCAACGCCATGGCCGAGGCCTGGTCGGTGCCGGTGATCCCGCACGCCGGCCAGATGCACAACTACCACCTGACCATGGCATCGACCGCGTCGCCGATGGCCGAGTACTTCCCGGTGCATGACGTCGAGGTCGGCAACGAGCTGTTCTACTACATCTTCAAGGGCGACCCGGCGCCGGACAATGGTTACCTGCAGCTTGACGACAACCTGCCGGGGCTGGGGCTGGAACTGAACCAAGCGTATTTCGACCAGTTCGACATCCTCGGCTGACGCCGGCACCAGGCACGCGCCGTTTCACGCCGGCGCGTGCCCGTCATAGATGGCCTGCGCGGCCTCGCGCAGCGCGTCGGCGACCAGCAGCGCGCCGGGCGACATCAGCCGGTCGGTCGGCGTGATCAGGCCGAAGTCGTCCATATGGCAGGGCATCGCCATCGGCAGGATCTCCACCATGCCGAATGCGGCGTAGTATTGCGCCACGTCGGCGGTCAGTACCGCGATCATGTCCGACTGCGTCACCATGCGCGTCAGGAACAGCAGCGCGGCGGTCTCGACCACATTGACCGGCGGCGCCAGGCTGGCGCGCTGGAACATCAGCTCGAAGCGGTGACGCAGCACGGTGCCGGCCGGCGGGATCAGCCACGCGGCATCGGCGGCATCGGCCAGTGACAGGCCGCGCGCCGCCAGCATCGGATGGCCTGGCCGCACCACCGCGCAGACCGGCTCCTGCGCCATCGGCTCGTAGCGCAGCCGGCCCTTGTCGTGCTCGGGAAACAGGCGCGCCACCACCATGTCCAGCTTTTCCTGCCCCAGGCGGTCGAGCAGCACGTTGCTGTTGTCGATGTCGACCGAGACCCGCAGCCCCGGATAGCGCGCCTTGACCTGCGCGATCGCCACGGGCAGCAGCTGCACCCCGGGCGAGGTGATCGCGCCGATCGCCACATGGCCAAGCCGCCCGGCCTTCAGCGCCAGCACTTCTTCACGCGCCTGGTTCAGGCTGCCCACCACCGCGCGCGCGTGGCGGATCATCGCGCGGCCGCAGTCGGTCGGCGCCATGCCGCGCGGCAGGCGCTCGAACAGCGGTACCGACAGCAGTTCCTCCAGCTCGCGCAGCAGCTTGGACGCGGCCGGCTGCGTCATCGCCAGCCGCTCGGCCGCGCGGTGGATGCTGCCTTCGTCGGCCACGGCCAGCAGCAGCAGGAGCTGGCGGGTCTTGAGGCGGGTGTGGTTGTGCCACATGGGCAGGGCCTCGGGGGCCGGGGAAGTCGCGGCAGAAACGGGGGCGGCAGGGGTGGCGGGCATGGGGCTAGGGTTTGTACTGATGCCGGAATCGATATGCCAAAGGCCGAACTCTTCATTAGTAGCATATCGGCAAGCTGCATACACTGCGTCCCACAAAACATAACGACCGGAGACAGCGTGGTGCCGCCTGCCGCCGCCGGACAGCGCCCCGCCGCTGGATCCGTCGTCCCTGCCATTCCCGCCGCCAGCGATGGCGGCCCCGCACCAGGAACAACATGTCGGATTCCAACGACAAGCAACGCAAGCCGCTGCGCTCGACCGCGTGGTTCGGCACCGCCGACAAGAACGGCTTCATGTACCGCAGCTGGATGAAGAACCAGGGCATCCCCGACCATGCCTTCGACGGGCGCCCGGTGATCGGCATCTGCAACACCTGGTCGGAACTGACCCCGTGCAACGCGCACTTCCGCAAGCTGGCCGAGCACGTCAAGCGCGGCGTGTATGAAGCCGGCGGCTTCCCGGTTGAGTTCCCGGTGTTCTCCAACGGCGAATCGAACCTGCGCCCGACCGCGATGCTGACGCGCAACCTCGCCGCGATGGATGTCGAGGAAGCGATCCGCGGCAACCCGATCGATGCCGTGGTGCTGCTGACCGGCTGCGACAAGACCACGCCCGCGCTGCTGATGGGCGCGGCCAGCTGCGACGTGCCGGCCATCGTCGTCACCGGCGGGCCGATGCTCAACGGCAAGCTCGACGGCAAGGACATCGGCTCGGGCACCGCGGTGTGGCAGCTGCATGAATC from Cupriavidus nantongensis encodes the following:
- a CDS encoding dihydrodipicolinate synthase family protein, whose amino-acid sequence is MTRSPTPTVYRGVFPVAPTIFDAHGGLDLDGQLRCIDFMIDAGSHGLCILANFSEQFVLSDDERNVLMKTVLEHVDGRVPVIVTTTHFSSRLCAERSRAAQDAGAAMVMVMPPYHGATIRMPERSIYEFFATVSDAIDIPIMIQDAPVSGTTLSAPFLARMAREIGNVSYFKIEVPQAAAKLRELIELGGDAIVGPWDGEEAITLMADLEAGATGAMTGAGFPDGIRQILDAWQAGDAELAAQRYQQWLPLINYENRQGWLATSKVLMQEGGVIASDAVRHPLQPMHPATREGLLRIARRLDPMVLRWGR
- a CDS encoding LysR family transcriptional regulator; protein product: MKSTLETVMGRLRVKQLQLLIALDEHASLHQAAGAMAMTQSAASKSLQELESMLEAPLFERSRRGMRPNAFGHCVIRHARQLVADLGAMCDEVAGIRAGSGGRVAVGTIMGAVPDVLVPALAQLRQAHPELALEVIEDTSRRLLELLDDGHLDLVIGRSLVSDEPARYHYHALGDEQVAVVVGRSHPAPRAAAMGFAELAGYRWITYAGHMPMHALLQRELDLAGMSFPANAVSTSSAFVTVAMLQGDPGLVSLLPAGVAAMFVRQKMLRILPVRLQSRQQTFGIVTRRGGGLSAAARQLVAILKAGPRDSATAGAKV
- a CDS encoding Bug family tripartite tricarboxylate transporter substrate binding protein, with product MKTWIAGALAGLATMAAVTGATTGTAMAQDTRPVRLMVGAAPGGGTDVMARIVSDKLAAQLKQPVVVDNRPGASNTIAADITAKAPADGNTLLMGVVTSQAIAPHLLKLQFDPLKDLAPVALVSTVPNVLVVNSQVTARDVKALVAQIQASPDKFRYSSSGVGSTQHLAGAAFARQIKGKLLHVPYKSSSSALVDLMGGQVDLSFETMPSVIGHIKAGKLRALAVTADQRSALLPNVPTLAEAGVPGIQMSAWYGVYAPAGTPPATLQKLGGALATVIKDPDTVRRLADVGAVPGAMTAAQFDAFSRAEYVRYGKLIAELGVKLDQ
- a CDS encoding 4-hydroxythreonine-4-phosphate dehydrogenase PdxA: MHSRPRIAMVLGDPAGIGPELIARLLADAGTAAQAEILLIADRAEWRHGMQVAGVELALAETDVPVFAADGQPRLYHWQLPESPAYARGVASAEGGRYSLGTLKLALELAQAGQADAILFGPLNKSSLHAAGMAHSDELHWFAEQLGYHGNFCEFNVLDGLWTSRVTSHVALKDVPAMITPDSVGGAIDLIDQALRRAGMARPRIAVCGLNPHNGDNGAFGREEIDVIAPAVASARERGVDAQGPFPADTIFLKVQGGPSLRQFDAIVTMYHDQGQIGIKLMGFSRGVTVQGGLPVPITTPAHGTAFDITQQGRADPGATLQAFQIACRMGAQRRAAAQA
- a CDS encoding L-rhamnonate dehydratase — encoded protein: MKITNVRARVFEWKGKTVPPQAHFCTNATDILYERGDAMGSFRFHGWMVVEIETDTGLVGIGNCALAPRVAKQIVDQYLAPVVLGQDPFDNEYLWQKMYRRTHAWGRKGIGMAAISAVDIALWDLMGKAVGKPVFKLLGGRTKEKIWCYASKLYNNDDRDAFLAEAQRYLDQGFTAMKMRFGYGPKDGPAGMQKNLEQVRLLRELVGDGVDIMLECYMGWTLEYARRMLPRLAEFNPRWLEEPVIADDIEGYVELKKASPFPISGGEHEFTSYGFKDLLERRAVDVIQYDTNRVGGITAAQKINAMAEAWSVPVIPHAGQMHNYHLTMASTASPMAEYFPVHDVEVGNELFYYIFKGDPAPDNGYLQLDDNLPGLGLELNQAYFDQFDILG
- a CDS encoding LysR substrate-binding domain-containing protein, coding for MWHNHTRLKTRQLLLLLAVADEGSIHRAAERLAMTQPAASKLLRELEELLSVPLFERLPRGMAPTDCGRAMIRHARAVVGSLNQAREEVLALKAGRLGHVAIGAITSPGVQLLPVAIAQVKARYPGLRVSVDIDNSNVLLDRLGQEKLDMVVARLFPEHDKGRLRYEPMAQEPVCAVVRPGHPMLAARGLSLADAADAAWLIPPAGTVLRHRFELMFQRASLAPPVNVVETAALLFLTRMVTQSDMIAVLTADVAQYYAAFGMVEILPMAMPCHMDDFGLITPTDRLMSPGALLVADALREAAQAIYDGHAPA